A single region of the Pontibacter kalidii genome encodes:
- a CDS encoding NAD(P)/FAD-dependent oxidoreductase, producing MRKKELDLVFPPELAFDAQQLERELLKSARVQPEDVKFLHRVKRSIDARGRQVQVRVRADVYLDTPPADIIAPVYTYPDVTHSKRVVIVGAGPAGLFAALRCIELGLKPVVLERGKDVRRRRRDLAAINKEHTVNPDSNYCFGEGGAGTYSDGKLYTRSKKRGDLQRILQIFVQHGATPDILFDAHPHIGTNKLPKIIEALRETIRDAGGEVHFDKRVTDFILENGEMHGVVTQDGQEYTGESVILATGHSARDIFELLHHTGITIEAKPFAMGVRVEHQQQLIDSIQYKCEDRGPYLPASSYSLVHQTHYNGKQRGIFSFCMCPGGFIVPSATAPGEVVVNGMSPSRRDSKFSNSGIVVAIELEDMELEKYGPLAGLRMQQALEQKACDMAGGTQAAPAQLLKDFVDRKISKQLLDTSYQPGLVSVDLSKLFSEDMAYRLREGFKAFGNKMRGYLSNEAQIVGVESRTSSPVRIPRDRDTLEHVQVKGLYPCGEGAGYAGGIVSAAMDGERCAEKAAVRAGVMLN from the coding sequence ATGAGAAAGAAGGAATTGGACCTGGTGTTTCCGCCAGAGCTGGCATTTGATGCCCAACAGTTAGAAAGGGAGCTTCTGAAAAGTGCCCGGGTGCAGCCGGAGGATGTGAAATTCCTGCACCGGGTAAAACGCTCCATCGACGCGCGTGGGCGCCAGGTACAGGTGCGCGTGCGGGCCGATGTGTACCTGGACACCCCTCCTGCCGACATTATCGCTCCGGTTTATACTTACCCCGATGTTACCCATAGTAAACGTGTGGTGATCGTAGGGGCCGGCCCGGCTGGCCTTTTTGCGGCCTTGCGCTGCATCGAGCTGGGCCTGAAGCCCGTGGTGCTGGAGCGCGGGAAGGACGTGCGCCGCCGCCGCCGCGATCTGGCCGCTATTAATAAAGAGCATACCGTAAACCCCGACTCGAACTACTGCTTTGGCGAAGGCGGTGCCGGCACTTATTCTGACGGCAAGCTGTATACCCGCTCCAAAAAACGCGGTGACCTGCAGCGCATCCTGCAGATCTTTGTGCAGCACGGCGCTACGCCCGACATTCTCTTTGATGCCCACCCGCACATTGGCACCAACAAACTGCCTAAAATAATTGAGGCCCTCCGGGAGACGATCCGCGACGCTGGCGGCGAAGTGCATTTTGACAAGCGTGTCACTGATTTTATACTTGAGAATGGTGAAATGCACGGTGTGGTCACGCAGGATGGGCAGGAGTATACCGGCGAGTCTGTTATACTTGCCACCGGCCACAGTGCCCGCGATATTTTTGAACTGCTCCACCATACAGGCATCACCATAGAGGCGAAGCCATTTGCCATGGGCGTACGCGTGGAGCATCAGCAGCAACTGATAGACAGCATACAGTATAAATGCGAGGACCGCGGGCCATACTTGCCAGCTTCGTCCTACTCCCTTGTACACCAGACGCATTACAACGGCAAACAGCGCGGCATCTTTTCGTTCTGCATGTGCCCGGGAGGTTTTATCGTTCCCTCAGCCACAGCTCCCGGCGAAGTGGTGGTAAACGGCATGTCGCCGAGCCGCCGAGATTCTAAATTTTCTAACTCTGGCATTGTCGTAGCCATTGAATTGGAGGATATGGAGCTGGAGAAGTATGGCCCGCTGGCCGGCTTGCGCATGCAACAGGCGCTGGAGCAGAAGGCCTGCGACATGGCCGGCGGCACACAGGCGGCCCCGGCGCAGCTGCTGAAGGATTTCGTCGACCGTAAAATAAGCAAGCAGCTTCTCGACACGTCTTACCAGCCAGGCTTGGTGTCAGTAGACCTGAGTAAGCTTTTCTCCGAGGATATGGCCTATCGACTGCGCGAGGGATTCAAGGCCTTCGGCAACAAGATGCGCGGCTACCTGAGCAACGAGGCGCAAATCGTGGGTGTCGAGAGCCGCACCTCCTCCCCTGTTCGCATCCCCCGTGACCGCGATACGCTGGAGCATGTGCAGGTAAAAGGGCTTTACCCCTGCGGCGAGGGAGCCGGTTATGCCGGGGGTATCGTATCTGCGGCCATGGATGGGGAGCGTTGTGCCGAGAAAGCAGCGGTAAGAGCCGGCGTAATGCTAAACTAA
- a CDS encoding CoA-binding protein: protein MKKTVVLGASDNPSRYAYKAVHRLQQHGHEVVPVGIKNAEVGGKQIITDKSEAIADVDTLTLYVGPRNQPVWYDYILNLKPKRIIFNPGTENRELEEMAQQANIETLHHCTLVMLATDSY, encoded by the coding sequence ATGAAAAAGACTGTTGTATTAGGCGCCTCCGATAACCCATCACGCTATGCCTATAAGGCGGTGCACCGGCTGCAGCAACACGGCCATGAGGTGGTGCCGGTAGGTATAAAGAACGCAGAGGTGGGGGGCAAACAGATCATTACCGATAAATCGGAGGCTATTGCAGATGTGGACACCCTGACGCTGTACGTGGGGCCACGCAACCAACCGGTGTGGTACGATTACATCCTGAATCTGAAGCCCAAGCGCATTATTTTTAACCCTGGCACGGAAAACCGTGAGCTGGAGGAAATGGCGCAGCAGGCTAACATCGAAACACTGCATCATTGCACGTTGGTGATGCTGGCAACGGATAGTTATTAA